A stretch of the Halococcus salsus genome encodes the following:
- the pyrE gene encoding orotate phosphoribosyltransferase — MADTDLIEALRSADAVQYGEFELSHGGTSEYYVDKYRFETDPDCLSRIARSFAAKLDGGKLAGVALGAVPLVAVTSVETGSPYVVVRKSKKEYGTGNQIEGELADGESVTVLEDIATTGQSALDAVEALREAGAVVDRVLVVVDREEGARERLAEHDVELDALVTAEDLLANA; from the coding sequence ATGGCCGACACCGACCTCATCGAGGCGCTCCGGAGCGCCGACGCCGTCCAGTACGGCGAGTTCGAGCTCTCACACGGCGGCACCAGCGAGTACTACGTCGACAAGTACCGCTTCGAGACCGACCCCGACTGCCTCTCGCGGATCGCCCGGTCGTTCGCGGCGAAGCTCGACGGCGGGAAACTCGCCGGGGTCGCGCTCGGCGCGGTCCCGCTGGTGGCGGTCACGAGCGTCGAGACCGGGTCACCCTACGTCGTCGTCAGGAAGTCGAAGAAAGAGTACGGCACCGGGAACCAGATCGAGGGCGAACTCGCGGACGGTGAGTCGGTGACCGTTCTCGAGGACATCGCGACCACGGGCCAGAGCGCACTGGATGCCGTCGAGGCGCTCCGGGAGGCGGGAGCGGTGGTCGACCGCGTGCTGGTGGTCGTCGACCGCGAGGAGGGCGCACGCGAACGCCTCGCCGAGCACGACGTCGAGCTCGACGCGCTCGTCACGGCCGAGGACCTCCTCGCGAACGCGTAG
- a CDS encoding NCS2 family permease, producing the protein MGARDTIAGYFGFDEHDTDLRTELLAGLTTFLTMSYIVVVNPSILGAAISVPGRTDAQTIQMIAVVTLVSAAVATLVMGLYANRPFGQAPGLGLNAFFAFTVVLGLGVPWQSALAAVVVEGLLFLVLTAVGAREFVIKLIPEPVKFAVGTGIGLFLAIIGLEAMRVVAGDASTFLQFNPVFASDPVAVLAVLGLFFTLVLYVRGTKGAIIIGIIATALAGYVASLLGFSAFPADQAPEGTTLLSASLVSPSGLQYSAAGYDITPLVGAFVQGFQNVDAVSFALIVFTFFFVDFFDTAGTLTGVGQVAGFLDDDGNFPDIDKPLMADAVGTTVGGILGTSTVTTYVESSTGVEAGGRTGLTAVVVGVLFLVSLLFVPLASAIPQYASHIALVMVAVLMLRNVAEVDWNDLTHAVPAGLTILVMPFTYSIAYGIAAGIISYPVVKAARGQARDVSTGQWVLAVAFVLYFFVRTSGVLAGQL; encoded by the coding sequence ATGGGTGCCAGGGACACCATCGCGGGCTATTTCGGCTTCGACGAACACGACACCGACCTCAGAACGGAACTCCTCGCGGGGCTGACGACCTTCCTCACGATGTCCTACATCGTGGTGGTCAACCCTTCGATCCTCGGGGCGGCGATCTCGGTTCCGGGTCGGACCGACGCGCAAACCATCCAGATGATCGCGGTGGTGACGCTGGTCTCCGCCGCGGTCGCCACGCTCGTGATGGGGCTCTACGCGAATCGGCCGTTCGGCCAGGCCCCCGGGCTCGGTCTCAACGCCTTCTTCGCGTTCACCGTGGTCCTCGGGCTCGGTGTGCCCTGGCAGAGCGCCCTCGCCGCCGTCGTGGTCGAAGGGCTGCTCTTTCTCGTCCTCACGGCCGTCGGCGCGCGCGAGTTCGTCATCAAACTGATCCCCGAACCCGTGAAGTTCGCGGTCGGCACGGGGATCGGGCTCTTCCTCGCGATCATCGGGTTGGAGGCGATGCGGGTCGTCGCGGGCGACGCCTCGACGTTCCTCCAGTTCAACCCCGTCTTCGCCTCCGACCCGGTGGCGGTGCTCGCGGTGCTCGGCCTCTTCTTCACCCTCGTGCTCTACGTCCGCGGGACCAAGGGGGCGATCATCATCGGGATCATCGCGACCGCGCTCGCGGGCTACGTCGCCTCGTTGCTCGGTTTCAGCGCCTTCCCGGCCGATCAAGCCCCCGAGGGAACCACCCTGCTCTCGGCGTCGCTGGTCTCCCCGTCGGGGCTCCAGTACTCCGCGGCGGGCTACGATATCACACCCTTGGTCGGCGCGTTCGTCCAGGGGTTCCAGAACGTCGATGCGGTCTCGTTCGCGCTCATCGTCTTCACCTTCTTCTTCGTGGACTTCTTCGACACCGCGGGGACCCTCACCGGGGTGGGCCAGGTCGCGGGCTTCCTCGACGACGACGGCAACTTCCCCGACATCGACAAACCGCTGATGGCCGACGCGGTCGGGACGACGGTCGGCGGCATCCTGGGGACGTCGACCGTGACGACCTACGTCGAGAGCTCGACGGGGGTCGAAGCGGGCGGCCGGACGGGGCTGACCGCGGTCGTGGTAGGAGTACTCTTCCTCGTCTCGCTGCTGTTCGTCCCGCTGGCGTCGGCGATCCCGCAGTACGCCTCCCACATCGCGCTCGTGATGGTCGCGGTCCTGATGCTCCGGAACGTCGCCGAGGTCGACTGGAACGACCTGACCCACGCCGTCCCCGCGGGTCTGACGATCCTCGTGATGCCGTTCACCTACTCGATCGCCTACGGTATCGCCGCCGGGATCATCTCCTACCCGGTCGTGAAGGCCGCCCGCGGCCAGGCGCGCGACGTCTCGACCGGCCAGTGGGTGCTCGCGGTCGCGTTCGTGCTGTACTTCTTCGTCCGCACGAGCGGGGTCCTCGCGGGACAGCTCTGA
- a CDS encoding aryl-sulfate sulfotransferase gives MRDSLPGRRWFLRGLLGVALCALALAAVTSAVTDDPTGLGPGNVSQPANGDTVVSVQGFHFRGVGNGKKPARLVSAGPNATTQWVHDGGADSRWYYDVDPLSDGNLLVTSTEPGETVVYEYDPRTRERVWTERFDIEDTHDVDLIGDDELLVANMRATNDSGTPNDRVFVYNRTQNRVVWEWVVRNHFPRGTDGGYSADWTHVNDVDEVGEGKYLVSLRNFDQAVVVDRSTKRVELRLGRDGAHATLDEQHNPDSLESETGTPTILVADSENDRVVEYERTGGPAGNGTWERTWALTGFDWPRDADRLPNGNTLVTDTLNQRVVEVTPRGEIVWEYFAPWAPYDAERLSAANTTGGENASVGGSNGPTIADLGASGRYAVSGGTNASDANPSFPTWISKVARDTPVETEVDSLARSYAHVTPFVRPVWLSSWGFAAALGGVALGLCWAVGEVVYRRGRIRRELARRLP, from the coding sequence ATGCGTGATTCGCTCCCCGGCCGGCGCTGGTTTCTCAGGGGGCTCCTCGGCGTGGCGCTGTGTGCGCTCGCGCTCGCGGCGGTCACCTCGGCGGTGACCGACGACCCGACCGGTCTCGGGCCCGGGAACGTCAGCCAGCCCGCGAACGGGGACACCGTCGTGAGCGTCCAGGGCTTTCACTTCCGCGGGGTCGGCAACGGCAAGAAGCCCGCCCGGCTGGTGAGCGCGGGCCCGAACGCCACCACGCAGTGGGTTCACGACGGCGGCGCGGACTCGCGGTGGTACTACGACGTCGACCCGCTCTCGGACGGCAACCTGCTGGTGACCTCGACGGAGCCCGGCGAGACGGTGGTCTACGAGTACGATCCTCGCACTCGAGAACGGGTCTGGACCGAGCGCTTCGACATCGAGGACACCCACGACGTCGACCTGATCGGGGACGACGAACTCCTCGTGGCGAACATGCGCGCGACGAACGATTCCGGTACCCCGAACGACCGGGTCTTCGTCTACAACCGCACTCAGAACCGGGTCGTCTGGGAGTGGGTCGTTCGCAACCACTTCCCGAGGGGGACCGACGGTGGCTACTCGGCGGACTGGACCCACGTCAATGACGTCGACGAGGTCGGCGAGGGGAAGTATCTGGTTTCGCTTCGGAACTTCGACCAGGCGGTCGTGGTCGATCGGTCGACGAAGCGGGTCGAGCTGCGCCTCGGGCGGGACGGCGCGCACGCCACGCTCGACGAACAGCACAACCCGGACTCCCTCGAAAGCGAGACCGGCACACCCACGATCCTCGTGGCCGACTCCGAGAACGACCGGGTGGTCGAGTACGAACGGACCGGCGGCCCGGCGGGCAACGGGACCTGGGAACGAACTTGGGCGCTCACGGGCTTCGACTGGCCACGCGACGCCGACCGCCTGCCGAACGGCAACACCCTCGTCACTGACACCCTGAACCAGCGGGTGGTCGAGGTCACGCCTCGTGGGGAGATCGTCTGGGAGTACTTCGCGCCGTGGGCCCCCTACGACGCCGAGCGGTTGAGCGCCGCGAACACGACTGGCGGGGAGAACGCCTCCGTCGGTGGGTCGAACGGCCCGACCATCGCCGACCTCGGGGCTTCGGGGCGCTACGCCGTCTCGGGCGGGACGAACGCCTCGGACGCGAACCCGTCGTTCCCGACGTGGATCTCGAAGGTGGCGCGGGACACCCCGGTCGAGACCGAGGTCGATTCGCTGGCCCGGAGTTACGCCCACGTCACGCCGTTCGTTCGGCCCGTGTGGCTGTCGAGTTGGGGGTTCGCGGCGGCGCTCGGCGGGGTGGCCCTCGGGCTCTGCTGGGCGGTCGGTGAAGTCGTCTACCGGCGGGGGCGGATCCGGCGCGAACTCGCGCGACGACTCCCCTGA
- a CDS encoding glutathione S-transferase N-terminal domain-containing protein: protein MSNLELYELEGCPYCAKVKDKLAELDLEYESHMVPSSHDERTEVEEVSGQTGVPVLVDPDNGVEGMAESDDIVEYLEQNYAEAAA from the coding sequence ATGTCCAACCTCGAACTCTACGAACTCGAAGGCTGCCCGTACTGTGCGAAAGTCAAGGACAAGCTCGCGGAGCTCGACCTGGAGTACGAATCGCACATGGTGCCGAGTTCGCACGACGAGCGGACCGAAGTCGAGGAAGTCAGCGGTCAGACCGGCGTGCCGGTGCTCGTCGACCCCGACAACGGTGTCGAGGGGATGGCGGAGTCCGACGACATCGTCGAGTACCTCGAACAGAACTACGCCGAAGCCGCTGCGTAA
- a CDS encoding universal stress protein, translated as MVKRVLVPIDGSEQAWDALDHAMAEYPNADVTLLYVINPVGAGSGAQVGDVSYGEEWYEASKARADGLFEAARERLPDGSFATETTVDRPANGIVSFAEDEAFDAIVMGSHGRDGVSRILLGSVAETVVRRSPVPVTVVR; from the coding sequence ATGGTCAAACGGGTGCTGGTTCCGATCGACGGTTCAGAGCAGGCCTGGGACGCGCTCGACCACGCGATGGCCGAGTACCCGAACGCCGACGTCACGCTGTTGTACGTCATCAACCCGGTCGGGGCCGGCTCGGGCGCGCAGGTCGGCGACGTGAGCTACGGCGAGGAGTGGTACGAGGCCTCGAAGGCCCGCGCCGACGGCCTGTTCGAGGCCGCGCGCGAGCGCCTCCCGGACGGCTCGTTCGCCACCGAGACCACCGTCGACCGCCCCGCCAACGGGATCGTCTCCTTCGCCGAGGACGAGGCCTTCGACGCCATCGTGATGGGGAGCCACGGCCGCGACGGCGTCTCGCGGATCCTCCTCGGGAGCGTCGCCGAGACCGTCGTCCGGCGCTCGCCCGTGCCCGTGACGGTGGTGCGATAA
- a CDS encoding DUF7113 family protein, which produces MLLVRGHAGGTALTGTLYERGEDAPSFSGAPDESAPYIWVCDSFYEVESGGQPQRIGDETVNVAFESPVAHGFETRERAIEGAKEHLRTQFARVGVAESDVEIEVQKADSAAR; this is translated from the coding sequence ATGCTCCTGGTCCGCGGCCACGCCGGCGGGACGGCACTGACCGGCACGCTCTACGAGCGCGGCGAGGACGCGCCGTCGTTCAGCGGCGCGCCCGACGAGAGCGCGCCCTATATCTGGGTCTGCGATTCGTTCTACGAGGTCGAATCCGGTGGGCAGCCCCAACGCATCGGCGACGAGACCGTCAACGTCGCCTTCGAATCACCCGTGGCCCACGGCTTCGAGACGCGCGAGCGGGCGATCGAAGGCGCGAAGGAACATCTTCGGACGCAGTTCGCTCGGGTCGGCGTTGCGGAATCCGACGTCGAGATCGAGGTTCAGAAGGCGGATTCGGCGGCGCGATAA
- a CDS encoding integrase: protein MHQDVNAELVHYMRGDEAGTSIEDGAMHHYIHTYYEDVEDLYLDRVFKLDV from the coding sequence GTGCATCAGGACGTGAACGCCGAACTGGTCCACTACATGCGGGGCGACGAGGCCGGAACCAGCATTGAGGACGGCGCTATGCATCACTATATCCATACCTACTACGAGGACGTTGAGGACCTGTATCTCGATCGCGTCTTCAAGCTCGATGTCTAA
- a CDS encoding DUF308 domain-containing protein, which translates to MSGSESGPDPTKIIPQLSEAATNIVELPRYQKHQALGIILVAVGLMGVIYSAWAQAYLSIFFAFIPIAAGIWLSRNSDQTDKEFEELARRQEEAETERKEHEAEEQRHRTEEQKQKARAARARAEWLEGQPATLKERSREFELDKPEDDQNTDQPDEQKRDQMGPETKDRSKMTESDRHD; encoded by the coding sequence GTGTCTGGCTCGGAGAGTGGTCCGGATCCAACGAAGATAATCCCCCAGCTCTCCGAAGCGGCGACAAACATCGTTGAGCTCCCTCGATACCAAAAACATCAGGCTCTCGGAATCATACTGGTCGCAGTCGGTTTGATGGGCGTAATTTATTCTGCTTGGGCTCAAGCGTATCTTTCGATCTTCTTCGCCTTCATTCCGATCGCGGCGGGCATTTGGCTATCTCGTAATTCGGACCAAACCGACAAAGAATTCGAAGAGCTTGCTCGAAGACAGGAAGAAGCGGAAACGGAAAGGAAAGAGCATGAGGCAGAAGAGCAGAGGCATAGAACAGAAGAACAAAAACAAAAAGCGAGAGCTGCACGAGCTCGGGCCGAATGGCTTGAAGGACAGCCGGCTACCTTGAAGGAACGTAGCAGAGAGTTCGAATTGGATAAACCTGAAGACGATCAAAACACAGACCAACCTGATGAACAAAAACGCGACCAAATGGGTCCTGAGACAAAAGACAGAAGCAAAATGACCGAAAGTG